From a region of the Synechococcus sp. RS9916 genome:
- a CDS encoding TrkA family potassium uptake protein: protein MREWWHWSQAQGEQLQSFGVVGVGRFGSAVCQQLLENGAEVLAVDRDPRAIEELRQQLPSVEARVVDCTDEESLRAAGILDMDTVVVAISEPIEASITATLIAKDSAGTRVRRVIARATSDLHEKMLKRVGADRVVFPSRMQGERLGLELVRPNLMERLELDERHCIEEIKVPSRFVGRSLRDLNLRKNYRVNVLAAGPAKELTVNPPASHMLVEGNVLVVMGLIDDLQDLPKD, encoded by the coding sequence ATGAGGGAGTGGTGGCACTGGTCTCAAGCCCAGGGCGAGCAGCTGCAGAGCTTTGGGGTTGTGGGCGTTGGGCGCTTTGGCAGTGCTGTCTGCCAACAACTGCTGGAAAACGGCGCTGAGGTGCTGGCTGTCGATCGCGACCCTCGCGCGATCGAAGAGTTACGTCAGCAGTTGCCGTCTGTTGAAGCCCGCGTGGTCGACTGCACCGACGAGGAATCCCTGCGTGCCGCAGGAATCCTCGACATGGACACCGTGGTGGTGGCCATCAGTGAACCGATCGAGGCCAGCATCACCGCCACACTGATCGCCAAAGACAGTGCCGGAACGCGGGTCCGACGGGTGATCGCCCGGGCCACCAGCGACCTGCACGAAAAAATGCTCAAACGGGTCGGTGCCGATCGGGTGGTGTTCCCCTCGCGCATGCAGGGCGAACGGCTGGGCCTGGAACTGGTGCGGCCGAACTTGATGGAGCGGCTTGAGCTGGATGAGCGCCACTGCATCGAAGAGATCAAAGTGCCGAGTCGCTTCGTTGGTCGATCGCTCCGCGACCTGAACCTGCGCAAGAACTATCGCGTCAACGTGCTGGCGGCAGGACCCGCCAAAGAGCTAACGGTGAACCCACCGGCCTCTCACATGCTCGTGGAGGGCAATGTGCTGGTGGTGATGGGTCTGATCGACGATCTCCAAGACCTGCCCAAGGATTGA
- the hflX gene encoding GTPase HflX has translation MKQTHLAGRTKGLRPSQVRQAERLGHRRHPQGAGADLLALERLAELVIDLAQPLHLLVDTRGLCRLLWVGPLTESGQLLSHLPANSRRRSDDQGGWRLISCLKGQADASLSLDARESVVALDLNPDSWLRYPCQPKAGGLWRAGAWRPDPSAPLGWSAVGSDQLQPLCNEDLPAVDHVASSPAATPSAAAGQGEERVLLLTLSSSDPKRNERDLAELEGLVRSAGANPVMVCHQKQSGANPQTLWGTGKLQEAALEVRRHNASLVITDRELSPVQARNLERWLDCPVMDRSELILDIFAQRAASAAGRIQVELAQLRYRLPRLLGRGRSLSRQGGGIGTRGPGETQLEKDRRAISRRIEALRRATKQLEEHRARLRDRRESLPRLALVGYTNAGKSSLLNALCVKGERKKVLAENKLFATLDPTTRRLTLPQPAAAARELLITDTVGFIRDLPDALVEAFRATLEEALDADVLLLVVDLADPDWQAQLTAVHRLLTDLGCNKPRLVVANQIDRCQVEAIDAITDQESEVIFISATDGTGLQGLKQRLERQFWEVETDTSTVAMPKPDGPAPPWSN, from the coding sequence TTGAAACAAACCCACTTAGCCGGACGCACCAAAGGCCTGCGTCCCTCGCAAGTGCGTCAGGCCGAACGCCTCGGACACCGGCGCCATCCACAAGGGGCCGGTGCTGACCTGCTGGCCCTAGAGCGTCTGGCCGAACTGGTGATTGACCTTGCCCAGCCTCTCCATCTGCTGGTGGACACCCGAGGGCTGTGCCGCCTGCTCTGGGTCGGGCCTCTGACGGAATCCGGCCAACTGCTCTCCCACTTGCCAGCCAACTCCCGCCGACGATCGGACGACCAAGGCGGTTGGCGTCTGATCAGCTGCCTGAAAGGACAGGCTGACGCAAGCCTGAGCCTGGATGCCCGGGAGTCGGTGGTCGCACTCGATCTCAATCCCGACAGCTGGCTGCGTTATCCCTGTCAGCCCAAGGCCGGCGGTCTCTGGCGGGCAGGAGCCTGGCGACCGGACCCAAGCGCCCCTCTGGGCTGGAGTGCCGTGGGCAGCGATCAGTTGCAGCCCTTGTGCAATGAAGATCTGCCTGCCGTGGATCACGTTGCGTCATCACCCGCTGCCACCCCATCGGCCGCTGCTGGACAGGGTGAGGAGCGGGTGCTGCTGCTGACCCTGTCCAGCAGCGACCCCAAACGCAACGAACGGGATCTCGCCGAGCTGGAGGGCCTTGTGCGCAGCGCAGGTGCCAATCCGGTGATGGTTTGCCATCAGAAACAGTCAGGCGCCAACCCTCAGACGCTCTGGGGCACCGGCAAACTCCAAGAGGCCGCCCTCGAAGTGCGGCGGCACAACGCCTCATTGGTGATCACCGACCGCGAACTCTCTCCAGTCCAGGCCCGCAACCTCGAACGCTGGCTCGACTGTCCGGTAATGGACCGGAGTGAACTGATCCTCGACATCTTCGCCCAGCGCGCCGCAAGCGCAGCAGGACGCATCCAAGTGGAACTGGCCCAGCTGCGCTATCGCTTGCCCCGCCTCCTGGGGCGGGGCCGCAGCCTCTCCCGCCAGGGAGGCGGCATCGGGACCCGAGGACCGGGGGAAACCCAGCTGGAAAAAGACCGCCGGGCGATCAGCCGACGGATTGAGGCCCTGCGCAGAGCCACCAAACAACTGGAGGAGCATCGCGCCCGACTACGCGACCGTCGCGAGAGCCTGCCCAGGCTGGCGCTGGTGGGTTACACCAATGCCGGCAAATCGTCGCTGCTCAATGCCCTGTGCGTGAAAGGCGAGCGCAAAAAAGTGCTGGCCGAAAACAAGTTATTTGCCACCCTCGATCCCACCACCCGACGCCTGACCCTGCCCCAACCCGCCGCTGCCGCCAGGGAGCTGCTGATCACCGACACGGTGGGCTTCATCCGGGACCTGCCCGATGCCCTGGTGGAAGCATTCCGGGCCACATTGGAGGAAGCCCTGGACGCCGATGTCCTTCTTTTGGTCGTGGATCTGGCTGATCCTGACTGGCAGGCGCAGCTCACCGCTGTGCATCGCCTTCTGACGGACCTGGGCTGCAACAAACCCCGGCTCGTGGTGGCCAATCAGATCGACCGTTGCCAGGTGGAAGCAATTGATGCCATCACGGATCAGGAATCTGAGGTGATCTTTATTTCTGCCACCGATGGCACCGGACTGCAGGGGCTGAAGCAACGCTTGGAACGGCAGTTCTGGGAGGTCGAAACAGACACCTCTACGGTGGCCATGCCGAAGCCCGACGGGCCCGCCCCTCCATGGTCGAACTGA
- a CDS encoding NAD(P)/FAD-dependent oxidoreductase: MTSRSTGFEGETARPVVIVGGGFAGLTVALRLSRQRPRPGVVLVEPRKQFAFLPLLYELLSGEMQPWEVVPSYDTLLNSSGIAVIHDRVSAVNWKDKEVQTASGQRLAYEQLVLATGSQPNDFGVPGVKEHALQFHSPDDVTALRQRIKDLQRQGGAVEGAVPALVIVGAGAAGVELACKLADLTEGRISVHLIEQGDRILPMAKAFNREQAEAYLAQQGVHCHLNTRVESVTPNDVSLRDGDQSTVLPHQGLIWTAGNKPRRPQLIPEITASNGRLAVDEALRSQDLPDCLVLGDLAMRAQADGAERSPWPCTAQVAMQQGEAAANTLIALQKGTQPEPFAYNDLGEMLSLGIGKATLTGMGITLAGPLAFKLRRLTYLARFPRLSLGLRSAGAWLLSR; the protein is encoded by the coding sequence ATGACCTCCCGATCCACTGGCTTTGAGGGGGAGACAGCACGGCCCGTGGTGATCGTCGGCGGAGGCTTTGCAGGCCTCACGGTTGCCCTCAGGCTGAGCCGGCAGAGGCCAAGACCTGGAGTGGTTTTGGTGGAACCCAGGAAACAGTTCGCCTTCCTGCCGCTGCTCTACGAACTCCTCAGCGGTGAAATGCAGCCTTGGGAAGTCGTGCCCAGCTACGACACCCTCCTCAACAGCTCCGGCATCGCTGTCATTCACGACCGCGTCAGTGCCGTGAATTGGAAAGACAAAGAGGTGCAGACCGCCTCCGGCCAACGACTCGCCTACGAGCAGCTCGTGCTTGCCACGGGCTCGCAACCCAATGATTTCGGAGTACCAGGGGTCAAGGAGCATGCCCTGCAATTCCATTCCCCTGACGATGTAACAGCGCTGCGGCAGCGCATCAAAGACCTGCAACGCCAGGGAGGTGCTGTGGAAGGGGCAGTGCCCGCGCTGGTGATCGTCGGGGCGGGTGCCGCCGGCGTAGAGCTGGCCTGCAAGCTGGCCGACCTCACCGAAGGGCGCATCAGTGTGCACCTGATCGAACAGGGCGATCGCATCCTTCCCATGGCCAAGGCCTTCAACCGCGAACAAGCGGAGGCCTACCTGGCGCAACAAGGCGTGCACTGCCACCTGAACACCCGCGTGGAGTCCGTCACGCCCAACGACGTCAGTCTTCGCGATGGCGATCAATCCACCGTGCTCCCCCATCAGGGATTGATCTGGACAGCGGGCAACAAACCAAGACGGCCCCAGCTGATCCCCGAGATCACAGCCAGCAACGGGCGACTGGCAGTGGATGAGGCGCTCCGCAGCCAGGATTTACCCGATTGTCTGGTGCTGGGGGATCTGGCCATGCGTGCTCAGGCGGATGGTGCGGAAAGAAGCCCATGGCCTTGCACAGCCCAGGTGGCGATGCAGCAAGGAGAAGCCGCGGCCAACACCTTGATCGCCCTTCAAAAGGGGACACAACCCGAGCCATTTGCCTACAACGACCTCGGCGAAATGCTCAGCCTGGGGATCGGCAAAGCCACCCTCACCGGCATGGGGATCACCCTCGCCGGCCCGCTGGCCTTCAAGTTGCGGCGTCTCACGTACCTCGCCCGGTTCCCAAGGCTTTCACTGGGCTTGCGATCCGCTGGAGCCTGGCTGCTGAGCCGTTGA
- a CDS encoding type III pantothenate kinase, with the protein MPEGGHALLIGNSRWHWAVDAPRGWCFEHTQPEPCRLDQVDLIGWAAVGPVPDHPRLSQSRRIGLADVPLQGLPPWLGVDRALAGCAAWRAANPLTQDGLLVADAGTVLSLTRVRADGSFAGGQLAAGFGLQLRAMASGTRDLPHPEKLGSLPRDLFPQLTVEAMQRGAVQSLLGLLLEAQHQCGWPLWLCGGDAPLLHDQLRARGADVRHAPDLVMEGLVALLS; encoded by the coding sequence ATGCCAGAGGGCGGCCATGCTCTTCTGATCGGCAACAGTCGTTGGCATTGGGCTGTTGACGCGCCGCGCGGCTGGTGTTTTGAACACACCCAGCCCGAGCCATGTCGTTTGGACCAAGTGGATCTGATTGGCTGGGCGGCGGTAGGCCCCGTGCCTGACCATCCACGCCTTTCTCAGTCCAGGCGCATTGGTCTGGCTGATGTGCCTTTGCAGGGACTGCCTCCCTGGCTCGGAGTCGATCGTGCCCTGGCCGGCTGTGCGGCTTGGCGTGCTGCTAACCCTCTGACGCAGGACGGGTTGCTTGTTGCCGATGCCGGAACGGTGCTCAGCCTCACCCGGGTGCGAGCGGATGGCAGTTTTGCCGGCGGCCAGTTGGCGGCGGGGTTTGGCTTGCAGCTGCGGGCCATGGCTTCCGGAACCAGGGATCTACCCCACCCGGAGAAGCTTGGTTCTCTGCCCCGTGATCTGTTCCCGCAGCTCACAGTCGAGGCAATGCAGCGAGGCGCAGTTCAATCGTTGCTGGGTCTCCTGCTGGAGGCTCAGCACCAGTGTGGTTGGCCCCTGTGGTTGTGCGGTGGCGACGCCCCCCTGCTGCACGACCAACTGCGCGCGAGGGGGGCCGATGTACGCCATGCTCCTGATCTTGTGATGGAGGGGCTGGTGGCTCTACTCAGTTGA
- a CDS encoding TrkH family potassium uptake protein — MPIPTAIHRTQAWYRRLTVPQFTVVTGLLVVAVGTLVLATPLCSGPSVGLWEAFFTAASAVTVTGLSVIDVGRDLTGFGQGVLALMILVGGLGLMAITTFLQGFVVRGTALRRRLDRGQTLDEFGVGGVGSTFRGIALTAAVLILLGAVVLYFYGFTDLPRGGGRLWAALFHSISAYNNAGFGLWHDSIEHYRTNKVVNGVVLLLIVLGGLGWRVTSDLWSNRKRLQRRNLSLHTRLVLRSSVILIAVGTLGLLVTESLTQGQLLTGMAWPERLMSALFESVSSRTAGFTTVQLSLASVSDSGLLLLMTLMFIGASPGGTGGGIKTTTVVALMAATRSTLLGREEVVIRNREISDKVVLRAVSITVASLMFVLGMALLLALSTNLKGDEPFTFLELLFTCISAFATVGLDLGVTEKLSQFGQLVLVVGMFVGRLGILLLLSAIWETLKRERNNRQNRIGFPRDDLYV; from the coding sequence ATGCCGATTCCCACCGCCATCCACCGCACCCAGGCCTGGTATCGCCGGCTCACGGTGCCCCAATTCACCGTGGTGACAGGCCTGCTGGTGGTGGCCGTCGGAACCCTGGTGTTGGCCACGCCGCTGTGCTCGGGGCCCAGCGTGGGGCTTTGGGAAGCATTTTTCACCGCCGCCTCAGCAGTCACAGTCACCGGGTTGAGCGTGATCGATGTGGGGCGGGATCTGACCGGCTTTGGTCAGGGGGTGCTTGCCCTGATGATCCTGGTGGGAGGCCTTGGTTTGATGGCGATCACCACCTTCCTGCAGGGATTTGTGGTGCGCGGAACAGCACTGCGCCGCCGCCTGGATCGCGGCCAAACCCTCGACGAATTCGGCGTCGGCGGCGTTGGATCCACGTTCCGAGGAATCGCCCTGACGGCGGCCGTTCTGATTCTGCTTGGAGCGGTCGTCCTCTACTTCTACGGATTCACAGACCTTCCCCGCGGTGGCGGACGGCTGTGGGCCGCGCTGTTCCACAGCATCTCGGCTTACAACAACGCTGGCTTTGGGTTGTGGCACGACAGCATTGAGCATTACCGCACCAACAAAGTGGTGAATGGGGTGGTGCTGCTTCTGATCGTGCTCGGAGGCCTTGGCTGGCGCGTCACCAGCGACCTCTGGAGCAACCGCAAGCGCCTCCAACGCCGCAACCTCAGTCTCCATACCCGTCTGGTGTTGCGGTCCTCGGTGATCCTGATCGCCGTGGGCACCCTGGGGCTACTGGTCACCGAGAGCCTCACCCAAGGGCAGCTGCTCACGGGCATGGCCTGGCCAGAACGGCTGATGAGTGCCTTATTCGAATCCGTGAGTTCCCGCACCGCGGGATTCACCACCGTGCAGCTCTCTCTTGCGAGCGTCTCGGACTCGGGGCTCCTGCTGCTGATGACGTTGATGTTCATCGGCGCCAGTCCAGGCGGAACAGGAGGCGGCATCAAAACCACCACGGTGGTTGCGCTCATGGCGGCCACGCGATCCACCCTGCTGGGCCGCGAGGAGGTGGTGATCCGCAACCGTGAGATCTCCGACAAGGTGGTGCTGCGGGCGGTGAGCATCACCGTGGCGTCCCTGATGTTCGTGCTGGGAATGGCCCTGCTGCTAGCCCTCAGCACCAATCTCAAGGGCGACGAACCATTCACCTTCCTCGAGCTGCTGTTTACCTGCATCTCAGCCTTTGCCACCGTTGGCCTCGACCTGGGAGTCACCGAAAAATTGAGCCAGTTCGGCCAATTGGTGCTGGTAGTGGGGATGTTTGTGGGCCGCCTTGGGATCCTGTTGCTGCTGAGCGCGATCTGGGAGACCCTCAAGCGCGAACGCAACAATCGTCAGAATCGAATCGGTTTTCCGCGGGATGATCTTTATGTCTGA
- a CDS encoding phosphoadenylyl-sulfate reductase — protein MTEGLTTAAAARQTSSAAAGSAEDAALLEQLAPVERLAWAHERFGNGFAITTSFGIQSSVLLHMLSTLDGAEAIPVIWVDTGYLPEETYRYAAQLCDRFQLNLRVAQSELSPARMEALHGQLWDTGKVEDLQLYHQIRKVEPLEAAMASLDVQCWASGVRRGQTDHRSSMEWLEPIRGRLSLRPLLSWTPRDVFYYMQEHELPQHPLFDQGYSTVGDWHSSAPDGAEQSGRSTRFGGLKQECGIHLPGSGSEGLSGLAGEGI, from the coding sequence ATGACTGAAGGCCTCACCACTGCCGCCGCGGCACGACAAACGTCATCCGCGGCTGCCGGGTCGGCCGAGGATGCGGCATTGCTGGAGCAGCTTGCTCCTGTCGAACGGTTGGCCTGGGCGCACGAACGCTTTGGCAATGGTTTTGCGATCACCACCAGTTTTGGGATCCAGTCGTCGGTCTTGCTGCACATGCTCAGCACCTTGGATGGTGCCGAGGCAATCCCGGTGATCTGGGTCGACACTGGATATCTTCCCGAGGAGACCTACCGCTACGCCGCTCAGCTGTGCGATCGCTTTCAGCTCAACCTCCGGGTGGCCCAGAGCGAGCTTTCCCCTGCGCGGATGGAAGCTCTGCACGGCCAGCTGTGGGACACCGGCAAAGTCGAAGACCTGCAGCTCTATCACCAGATCCGCAAAGTGGAGCCTTTGGAAGCCGCAATGGCCTCCCTCGACGTCCAGTGCTGGGCCAGTGGTGTGCGTCGGGGGCAGACGGATCACCGCAGCTCCATGGAGTGGCTCGAACCCATTCGAGGTCGTCTTTCCTTGAGGCCTTTGCTCAGCTGGACCCCGCGAGACGTCTTCTATTACATGCAGGAGCACGAACTACCGCAGCATCCCCTGTTCGATCAGGGCTACTCCACTGTTGGCGATTGGCACTCCAGTGCTCCTGACGGTGCCGAACAATCCGGGCGAAGCACCCGTTTCGGTGGGCTCAAGCAGGAATGCGGCATTCATCTGCCGGGGAGCGGGTCCGAGGGTCTCTCGGGTTTGGCTGGCGAAGGCATCTAG
- a CDS encoding anhydro-N-acetylmuramic acid kinase, whose protein sequence is MRVLGLMSGTSADGVDAVLAHFEGPPTHPRWHLLRSASLAYPAELHRRIVSAGQGHPHSAAALLDLAEDITEHQAAAARACDPDGQAAVVGCHGQTLWHRPPQAGKGDAAKRGTSWQMLQAPLLAHLLQRPVVHDFRAADLALGGQGAPLVPMADAALLGAASGWRALLNLGGIANLTLIPPGTGPDRHSPVLGWDCGPANTLIDLAVEHFSEGREHVDRDGRRAAAGHIQDSLLNRWLQEPYLHQPPPKSTGRELFGRQDLQRRLMELEGRHPDDCIATLTAFSAAVVAQDLDQLTDRGLPRPFELVVAGGGSNNPVLMNELQRRCRGLRVRRSDDLGLPAESREALVFALLAWWHQRGHCGNAPAVTGASRASVLGVLAQPPGV, encoded by the coding sequence ATGCGCGTTCTGGGCCTGATGAGTGGCACCAGCGCCGATGGCGTTGATGCGGTGCTGGCGCATTTCGAAGGTCCCCCGACACATCCGCGCTGGCACTTGCTGCGCAGCGCGTCCCTGGCCTATCCCGCTGAACTGCATCGACGCATCGTGTCAGCAGGGCAAGGTCACCCCCACTCCGCAGCAGCCCTGCTGGATCTCGCCGAAGACATCACCGAGCACCAGGCTGCCGCCGCCCGGGCCTGCGATCCCGACGGCCAAGCGGCAGTGGTGGGATGCCATGGACAAACCCTCTGGCATCGCCCTCCCCAAGCAGGGAAAGGTGACGCTGCGAAGCGGGGAACCAGCTGGCAGATGCTGCAGGCACCGCTGTTGGCGCATCTGTTGCAACGCCCAGTGGTGCACGACTTTCGCGCCGCCGATCTCGCCCTCGGCGGCCAAGGCGCACCGCTGGTGCCGATGGCAGACGCTGCGCTCCTGGGGGCAGCATCCGGCTGGCGCGCTCTGCTCAATCTCGGGGGGATTGCCAATCTCACCCTCATCCCCCCCGGCACGGGCCCCGACCGTCACTCCCCTGTACTCGGCTGGGATTGCGGCCCCGCCAACACCCTGATTGACCTGGCGGTGGAGCATTTCAGCGAAGGCCGGGAGCATGTGGACCGGGATGGTCGACGCGCCGCAGCCGGACACATCCAGGACTCCCTGCTCAACCGCTGGCTGCAGGAGCCCTACCTGCACCAGCCGCCACCCAAATCCACCGGCCGCGAACTGTTCGGACGCCAAGACCTTCAGCGACGCCTGATGGAACTGGAGGGCCGCCATCCCGATGACTGCATCGCGACGCTCACTGCCTTCAGCGCCGCCGTGGTCGCCCAGGACCTCGATCAACTGACCGATCGCGGACTGCCGCGCCCCTTCGAACTGGTGGTGGCCGGAGGAGGCAGCAACAATCCTGTTCTGATGAACGAACTGCAACGCCGCTGCCGGGGCCTCCGCGTGCGCCGCAGTGATGACCTGGGCCTGCCCGCGGAGAGCAGGGAAGCACTGGTCTTCGCCCTGCTGGCCTGGTGGCATCAACGAGGCCATTGCGGCAATGCGCCGGCAGTCACCGGAGCCAGCAGGGCATCTGTGCTGGGCGTGCTGGCTCAGCCCCCTGGGGTCTGA
- a CDS encoding SLC13 family permease, whose amino-acid sequence MVELTAALQNPQAQITLAVLGLAVVLFVTGALAPELTGLLSVALLMSTGVLTPEQGLAGFGSPALITLMGLFAVSAALFRSGALDRLRELIASERIRSSRRMVALLSLVVGPISGVVPNTPVVASLLPVIETWCHRRRISPSRVLLPLSFATLLGGTLTLLGSSVNLLASDISRQLGFGTLELFSFTAIGIPVWLAGSAYMLVASGLLPNRSDTSERLRTDQSQIGYFTEVSIPNNSTLVGQTLRHSRLQRRFDVDVLELQRGRERVLPPLADRRLEAGDRLLLRVTRADLLRLQQEHTIQLADANRPAANPMALSAGDKPLFSNEESGQKTVEVLLPAGSTLAGASLRELRFRQRHNATVLALRRGQQTVQERLGQAVLREGDVLLLQAPFDAIRGLQASNDLLVLDQLENDLPTVQRKPLAVTIALLMLLIPTVTPIPLVAAVLLAVVLLVLVRCLRPGEVQRAIRLDVILLLGSLSSFSVALQTSGLADGLAADLERLLLQWPAYWSLVMIFLVTTLITNVMSNAASVALLIPVATQLAQPLAIPAQAMLLVVLFGASQCFLTPIGYQTNLMVFGPGRYRFLDVPRYGAGLTVLMCLLVPALILWHYGTV is encoded by the coding sequence ATGGTCGAACTGACTGCGGCGCTGCAGAACCCCCAAGCCCAGATCACGCTGGCGGTGCTGGGCCTGGCTGTCGTGCTGTTCGTCACCGGAGCACTCGCACCGGAACTGACCGGCCTGCTCAGCGTCGCCTTGCTAATGAGCACGGGTGTGCTCACCCCGGAACAGGGTCTGGCGGGGTTCGGAAGTCCGGCCCTGATCACACTGATGGGGCTGTTTGCCGTTTCTGCTGCGCTGTTCCGCAGTGGAGCCCTCGACCGCCTGCGGGAACTGATTGCGTCTGAGCGCATTCGCAGCTCCCGGCGAATGGTGGCGCTGCTCTCGCTCGTGGTGGGGCCGATCTCCGGTGTGGTGCCCAACACTCCAGTGGTGGCAAGCCTTCTACCAGTGATCGAAACCTGGTGTCATCGGCGACGCATCTCGCCATCCCGGGTGTTGCTGCCACTGTCGTTTGCCACCTTGCTGGGGGGAACCCTCACCCTGCTGGGGAGCTCGGTGAACTTGCTGGCCAGCGACATCAGCCGCCAGCTGGGCTTCGGAACCCTCGAGCTGTTCAGCTTCACGGCCATCGGCATTCCGGTTTGGCTCGCCGGGTCGGCCTACATGCTGGTGGCCTCTGGCCTCCTGCCCAATCGTTCAGACACCAGTGAGCGATTGCGTACCGACCAATCCCAGATCGGTTATTTCACCGAAGTCAGCATCCCCAACAACTCCACCCTTGTGGGCCAGACCCTGCGCCACAGCCGGCTGCAACGTCGCTTCGATGTCGACGTGCTGGAGTTGCAACGGGGACGCGAGCGGGTCTTGCCCCCCTTAGCCGACCGCCGTCTTGAAGCGGGCGACAGGCTGCTGCTGCGAGTCACCCGAGCCGATCTGCTGCGTCTTCAGCAGGAACACACCATTCAGCTGGCCGATGCCAACCGGCCAGCAGCCAACCCCATGGCGCTGAGTGCTGGCGACAAGCCCCTGTTCAGCAACGAGGAAAGCGGTCAGAAAACCGTGGAAGTGCTGCTGCCGGCAGGCTCCACCCTCGCGGGGGCCAGCCTGCGGGAACTTCGGTTCCGTCAGCGGCACAACGCCACAGTGCTCGCCCTGCGCCGCGGCCAGCAAACCGTTCAGGAGCGCCTGGGGCAGGCCGTGCTGCGGGAAGGAGACGTGCTGCTGCTGCAGGCGCCCTTCGATGCCATTCGCGGACTGCAGGCCAGCAACGATCTGCTGGTCCTCGATCAGCTTGAAAACGATCTACCCACAGTGCAGCGCAAGCCCTTGGCAGTCACGATTGCCCTGCTGATGCTGCTGATCCCCACGGTCACCCCAATTCCCTTGGTGGCGGCCGTGTTGCTGGCGGTGGTACTGCTCGTACTGGTTCGTTGCCTACGCCCTGGCGAGGTGCAACGGGCGATCCGCCTGGACGTGATCCTGTTGCTGGGTTCCCTCTCAAGCTTCAGTGTCGCCCTGCAAACCAGTGGTCTGGCCGATGGTCTGGCTGCAGATCTGGAGCGGCTTCTTCTGCAGTGGCCCGCCTACTGGTCACTGGTGATGATCTTCCTGGTCACCACCCTGATCACCAACGTGATGAGCAATGCCGCCTCCGTCGCCCTGCTCATCCCCGTCGCCACTCAGCTCGCCCAACCGCTCGCGATTCCTGCCCAGGCCATGCTTTTGGTGGTCTTGTTTGGGGCCAGCCAGTGCTTCCTGACACCCATCGGGTACCAGACCAACCTGATGGTGTTCGGCCCCGGTCGGTATCGCTTCCTGGATGTACCCCGCTACGGAGCTGGCCTCACGGTGCTGATGTGCCTTCTAGTTCCTGCTCTAATTCTCTGGCACTACGGCACCGTGTGA